The Mycolicibacterium smegmatis genome has a window encoding:
- a CDS encoding SDR family oxidoreductase, which yields MSEKVWFITGASRGFGREWAIAALDRGDKVAATARDTATLADLADKYGDALLPLQLDVDDRAADFAAVKQAHEHFGRLDIVVNNAGYGQFGFIEELSEAEARAQIETNLFGALWVTQAALPILRAQRSGHIIQVSSIGGISAFPLVGMYHASKWALEGFSQSLAQEVEGFGIHVTLIEPGGFSTDWAGSSAKHATPIADYDELRDATNTARSQRNSKPGDPKASASAVLKIVDAEKPPLRVFFGERPLEIAKADYERRIKLWEEWQPVAVEAQG from the coding sequence ATGAGTGAGAAAGTCTGGTTCATCACAGGTGCTTCGCGGGGCTTCGGCCGGGAGTGGGCGATAGCGGCCCTCGACCGTGGCGACAAGGTCGCCGCCACCGCGCGCGACACCGCGACCCTGGCCGATCTGGCCGACAAGTACGGCGACGCGCTGCTGCCGCTGCAGCTCGACGTCGATGACCGTGCCGCCGACTTCGCCGCGGTCAAGCAGGCCCATGAGCACTTCGGGCGGCTCGACATCGTGGTCAACAACGCCGGCTACGGACAGTTCGGGTTCATCGAGGAACTCTCAGAGGCCGAGGCGCGCGCTCAGATCGAGACGAACCTGTTCGGCGCCCTGTGGGTGACGCAGGCCGCGCTGCCGATCCTGCGTGCGCAGCGCAGCGGGCACATCATCCAGGTGTCGTCGATCGGCGGTATCTCGGCGTTCCCGCTCGTGGGCATGTACCACGCGTCGAAGTGGGCGCTGGAGGGCTTCTCACAGTCGCTGGCACAGGAGGTCGAGGGATTCGGCATCCACGTGACGCTGATCGAGCCGGGCGGGTTTTCCACCGACTGGGCGGGCTCGTCGGCCAAGCACGCAACGCCGATCGCCGATTACGACGAGCTGCGCGACGCCACGAACACGGCGCGGTCGCAGCGCAACTCCAAGCCGGGCGACCCGAAGGCGTCGGCATCGGCCGTGCTGAAGATCGTCGACGCCGAAAAGCCGCCGCTGCGTGTGTTCTTCGGTGAGCGTCCGCTCGAGATCGCCAAGGCCGACTACGAGCGCCGGATCAAGCTCTGGGAGGAGTGGCAGCCGGTGGCCGTCGAAGCACAAGGCTGA